gcaACATGGTGAGATTTAAGGTCTCtgcccacccaaaccattccaagaTTCCATGGTTTGACGATTCCATGATGAAATGACAcatgtgctgctgtgctgcgtcccaggctgctgcagggggatTTTATTTTAGTGGTCACTCAGCCAGGAGCACGAACTATTATCCAAAGTGACttggttatttttgcaaatCCCAATTCTGGGGCTGAAATCCAGGAGGAAACCCTGCAAGAGGCTTCATGTGCTGAGCTGGGGGCTCAGgagtgggagcagagcagccccatgtGCCATTCTGGCTGATGCCATTCTGGCTGATGCCACTCTGGCTGATGCCATTCTGGCTGATGCCATTCTGGCTGGTGGCAAACCCAAAGCTCAGGGTTTCCCATACCCTGTCTCTCCCAGATGTTCAAGCACCTCCCAGGTAACCACACATCAACAGAACCTGCAGCTGGAGACACCAGGACCCTTTGGGGAGCTGATACAGAGATCCAGGTCACAGCAGAGAATgaagcagcaagagctgctaAAATCCACCTCAGAGAGCCCCTGAGAGAGCCCAAAATGTGCCCTgccacccacagcagccaggagttACTGGGAAcatccagcacagccacactggGAGCATTTGGGAGTTTCTGAGCTGACTTTGCTCACCATGGATCATCTTGCCTACAGCAAacctggagagcagagagaggtGAAACCACAGTTCCAGCACTCAGTGcccacagccaccctgggcaGGATCACACCAGGGGAATTCAGCAGGGATTGAGAACCTCAAATTCCTGAACTTTACAAAACATCTTCATCCTGTCAGCCTCAGGAATTGTGATAGGGGCAGAGAAGTTCCTATTAAAGCAGCACTGAATGCTGGAACTGTTGTTTGACTTCTCTCTACTCCAGAGGCTCTGGAGGAGCCTGGCTGTGCAAAGGAtgctctctgctgccttttagctcctgctttgctgtgccAGAGTGTGGGCATCCCCTGGGAGGGCtggtggctgtggcagctcctgcagcacatccctgcacagcgacagagctgtgctgtaaATCCTCCCATTGAAATTTCCTGCTTGGGAACTTCCCTGCGAGCCATTTGCTCCCTGCATGGTGAAGAAATATCAATTCATcattccctgctcagctcctcagcaccGTGCAGGATTTTAATgacctgtgtcctgtccctttTTCCAAGCCAGAGCATCCAGATCTTCCAACTGTGACAATTCCAGGATGCTGCAGATGCTTCCAGATTCCTACAGGTATTTCCCTGCTCCTCAAACCACTCCTTGATAAGCAACTCTTGTCTGGGATACTTCACTTTCCACCTTTTGAGTGGATAATGGTATCCAAAGGATCTTCCTTTGTGCTCCAACAAGTCCTGGCATCCTTCTACAATGGGTGTTtgtccatccctctgctctcatTTTTATCCATGGGAATGTTAAGGTTATAATTTCCCCTATAGAATTCTCCTTCCATCTTTTACTTCCATATATAATTTCCCCTTATGGAATTCTCCTTCCATATTTCACTTTCCTCCTTTTGAGTGGACAGTGGTATCCAAAGGATCTTTGTGTTCCAACCAGGCCTGGCATCCTTCTACAATGGGTGTTtgtccatccctctgctctcatTTTTATCCATGGGAATGTAGAAGTTATAGTTTCCCCTATGGAATTCTCCTTCCATATTTCACTTCCCACTTTTTGAGTGGATAGTGGTATCCAAGGATCTTCCTTTGTGTTTCAACCATTCTACAATGGGTGTTtgtccatccctctgctctcatTTGTATCCATGGGAATGCTAAGGTTATAATTCACCTTATGGAATTCTCCTTTACTTAACAGCAACTTGTCCAGGCCATTtgttattatttaatttatggATAGATTCTTGATTTTTGTCCTCCCAgtgctgcatttccagccccTCACTTCACCATGCTGGTCCAATCCTGAGAATCCTTCACAATCAGCCCCAGTCCTGAGGATCTGGGTGTTGTTTCTGCCCTGTTGATATTTGGGAAGGGTGGAAGAGAATTTATTTCCTGCTCTGTCAGGTGTCTCTTGATTTATCCTGGTGTCAGGGAATGAAATATTCCTCTGGCTTCCCAGGGCTGTGGAATCACAGTGGATGCTGCAGGGTGAAGGGACTTTGGATGCTCCCAGGACCTTCCCTCAAACACCAGCACTTTATTAAATGCCAATATTAAATTCCACAGCCCCAGAGGGTTTGAGCACAAATCAAGGGAACCCTCAGGATGTGGGCTGTAgatctgagctgctcctgccccagccaagTCACCAGAACTGGGGGTGATTCCACAGCtcctggtggctgctgcttgtCTGGGAAAACGTGAGCTGGAAGCAGAgtgtggggagggggagaaggggaagCCGTGGCTTAAAATAGCTCTTTTTGAAAGAAAGGGATGAAAACCTCTTTGAAGAAATGAGGGGAGAGGGGGAGTGTTGCCATGGAAACGGGGAAGTCTGTCTCTTCCCAAAAGAGGGGGTGGGAGATGGAGAAATAGTAAATACAGCGGAGGAATGACGGGGAAGAGGATCCTGCCTGTCAGGGGCATTCCCCATGGATCCCAAAGGGCATTCCCCACGGATCCCAAAGGGCATTCCCCATGGATCCCAAAGGGCATTCCCCACGGATCCCAAAGCCATTCCCCATGGATCCCAAAGGGCATTCCCCATGGATCCCAGAGGCATTCCCCATGGATCCCAGTGGCATTCCCAGTGGCATtcccccatggatcccagaGCATTCCCCATAgatcccatggatcccaggGCATTCCCCATGGATCCCAAAGGGCATTtcccatggatccccatggatcccaaaGCCATTGCCCATGGATCCCAAAGCCATTGCCCATGGATCCCAGAGCattccccatggatccccatggatcccaaaGGGCATTCCCCATGGATCCCAGAGTTATTCCCAGTGGCATtcccccatggatcccaggGCATTCCCCATGGATCCCAAAGGGCATTCCCCATGGATCCCAGGGCATTCCCCATGGATCCCAGAGGCATTCCCCATGGATCCCAGAGGGCATTCCCCACGGATCCCAAAGCCATTCCCCATGGATCCCAAAGGGCATTCCCCATGGATCCCAGAGGCATTCCCCATGGATCCCAGATCATTCCCCATAGATCCCATGGatccatcccatggatcccaggGCATTCCCCATGGATCCCAGAGGGCATTCCCCATGGATCCCAGAGGCATTCCCAGTGGCATtcccccatggatcccagaGCATTTCCCATGGATCCCAGGGTATTCCCCATGGATCCCAAAGGCATTCCCCATGGATCCCAAAGGCATTCCCCAATGGATTCCAGTGGCATTCCCCATGGATCCCAAAGGCATTCCCCAATGGATCCCAGTGGCATTCCCAATGGATCCCAGTGGCATTCCCCATGGGTTctgggcagggagctctggtcctgctgggagcagatgggGCTCTGTCACCTGCCCACACAGGCTTGGAATTGTCACTTTgcaccctccctgtgccagctgcacccTGGATCTGTCACCTGCCCAGGTCAGCAGAGAGACCTGGGGACACCTTCCCAGGGCCAGGTCAGTGCCACCACTATGgggcatctccagctgctcctggcagctgggcagggacaattAATTATGAGTGTCCTTCAAATGCTTTGGAAATGTGCATCAAATCTTGGGTCTTTTCTTCCTGGAATTTTCCACCAAGGCACAGCCACTTCCAGGGGAGaactgtgctgggcagcagagaTATGGGAGGGCTTCACAGGGTGAGGGCAGCTGGGGGCTTCTGGAAAGGTTGAGGACAGGCAGAGTGGGCTGGCCTGGCCTGGAATCTGGCACAGCTCCCAAACTGGCACCATGCACAATTTGGCTGGGCGCGGCTCACAGCTTGGCACAGCTCATGGTTGGGCACGGCTCAGAACCTGGCacgggccaggctgggcataACCCAGGATTTTAACTAAAAGGGTTCAATTTAGATTTGATAcaaggaaggaattcctccctgtgagggtggggatgccctggcacaggtgcccagatcagctgaggctgcccctggatccctggcagtgcccaaggccaggctggatggggcttggagcaacctgggacagtggaaggtgtccctgccatggcagggggtggaatgagatgagtttaaaggttccttccaacccaaacctttctgggattccatgatttgGCACAGCTCCTCATCTGGCATGGCCAGATGGTGAGAAGCCAGGGGCTGGCATGTCCTATAAGAGCCCAGGACTTTGGCCAGCTCTGTGACCAtcccactcagggccatctcATGTCTGACACCCTGCCCACAGTGCCCACAGTGCCACCATGCCCACAATGCCACCCTGCCCACATTACCATCATGCCCAAGCCCTGGGGAAGGCACTgccagcctcagcccctggcttctgctccctgcagcagctctgtgtgggaggaggagaagagggaaaTCATCCTCTCCAAGCACTTTCCCTCCCAGCTTGTTTGcagtcctgcagctcccaggggaggGATGGATGTCTGGGGTGATGGGaacatctcatcccaccccGTGGCTCAGATCTGActgtcagcagctcctggccccctcccagcaccagcagacACTCGGGCTGAACCCACAGGCTCTAAAAACAGcgtctgcagggctgctcatCCCATCTGGGCTGTCAGGGAGGTGTTTCCACCCTGGCCATCACCTGCATGGggagccagccccagggctgaggctggagggagctgtgtCCACCAAGGCAGTGCAGAAAGGACCCTGAGGTCACCCACAGCTCCCCCCAGGCAAAGGACATCTGTCTGCAGACACTGCTCATCTCCAGCTGAGGTTTTGGCCATTTCCTGCAGGTTTCTTCCATTTCCCCTCAGTCTTCTCTAATGTCAACAACCAGAAGGTTTCAGCTTTTGGCCCTATTTCCCCGTTCCTCAGTGAGCACCAACCCCTGGAGTGAGAGAACAGCCCCCCACAGCTGGAGGAAGGGGGATGCTCCACCAGGAGATGGGCATGGGCTGGTCCAGACCTGAGGAAGAGGAAATCCAGGTGTTCATCACCTCCTCCTCACCTTGGGGGGCCACAGCCCAAGATGAGGGGTGTGTTTAATGTCACGTTTGCAGAGAGgtgatttttgctgttttcccttCAGCAGTTGTGCCTTTCCAGGGACCAGGAGAAGCCCAGAGGACCCAGGAGGATCTCCCAAGGATTTCTTCAGAAACCAGGAGATGCTCCCAGGATCCAGGAGATCCTTCCAGGAGATTCTCCTGGGGTCCAGGATGTTCTCCCAGGGACAAGCAGCCCTGCCCATTATCTCTttttgctctgctcctccttccccacaTCACTCCAGACAAATCCCAACCCTTTCCCCATCTCCCAGGATGGGGGAAGCCTCTGTGCCCCATCCCACCAGGGAAATTTGGGattctccagcagcacctgccctggcagagcagagctggctctgtggctctgtgtCACCGTGTTCCTGTGACATTTTTAGATGTCTCCTGGGGGGtgagggggtgctgggggtccAGGAGCTCCATGCCCTGACGTCAGCAGCAGGTGGGAGCTCGGATGCTTTCCCTGCAGGGTGAatcacagccctgggagctcactcacagctctcacagctcctgagaTGACACAAGGCCCAGTTATGTCAACACCTTCAGCTGGAGAACCGTGGCTCACACGGAGATGGGGCTCACATGGAGATGGGGCTCACACGGAGATGGGGCTCACACGGAGATGGGGCTCACATGGAGATGGGGCTCACACAGAGATGGGGCTCACACGGAGATGGGGCTCACACGGAGATGGGGCTCACACGGAGATGGGGCTcagtgctctgccctgcccgACCCTCAGCTGGGCAGTGCTTGGATCCCCATTCCAGAATAGCTGTGGGCATTTGCTCCAGCCCTCAAAGGCCCTCTGGCTTTGCAGGAGGTGGGATGGGGTCCCCAGGAGGGACATCAGAGAGCTGCCATGGtctgaggctgggcaggaggtgtgaaggtgctggcacagcctctgtTCTCTTTGGAGAGCTTGTCCCACCCTGGGTGCCCTGAGCagtggggctggctgtgggttGGGCTTTCCAATGATCCTGGGACTTGAATTCAGCTGTTCTGGATGAGGCCAGGCCTGGGGACAACCCTGCCCTGTGGCTTTTATCCCTTCTCCGCAGCACCACTTCCAGGAACatctcccagccccactgccagcagGATACAGGCGAAAAAGGGGTGTAAACcacattatattttattatttttttactatttgTGTGGCAAACCCACAGAGGGTTGGAACAGCCCTGGGGGCATTCCTGGGAGTAAAGGAAAGAAGGAGAGATCCCCTGGCCACAGGATCTCCTGGTTCCTGGAACATCCTCCCACCGAGCGCTTTTCCCAGCACCACACACGCAGGCAGGGTACAAATTCCAGTTTGGGTGTCTATAAAACCCATTGAGATGAGAGAAATAATTCAGGAGGGAATTATTATTTCATAATAACACCGAGCAAAGGCGTCATCTTGTTAAATCCTTGTGAAAGAGCCAAGTGGGTGCAGAGCTCATCTCTCCTGGTGCTCCGAGAGGCTGGGATCCGTCTGGAGCTGTCAGCACGGCTGGGGGAGGAGGGTGCAGACACAGGCATGATAATAATAGCTCACAATTAGGGTAGTAAATCAGGAGAGAGCGTCACTCAATTCAGAGAAATTCCCCTGATTTGCTGGAGATGGGAGTTTGGCTCTTTGCACGGAGCTGGTGCTGTTTGGGTGACGAATCCCCCTGGTTCTGCAGAGCCTTCACAAGGAGGAGCACGCTGGAAATTCAGCTCCACTTGAATTGTTCCATGCCCAGCCTCAGTTTCTACATATTGCATAAGGAGCAGCCTTGGGCACGTCATTTTCTGCATTCAGCCCACCCTGGCGTGGAAGATCTGCCTCCAGAAGAGGCTAAAATGGGGCAGCTGACATTAAAAAGCCAGGGTGTCCTCCTCCCCAAGGAAACCCACAGTGCCAGGCCTGGTTGTGAAGGATTCCTAGTTTTCCTGTAGGCTTAGACATTAATTTTCAATATCAATTATCTGGCTGGGGCTTgggaaaatacaattttgttcCAAGGTGAAGAGGGATGTCAGGAGCTAAAACACTGGGATTTATCCCTACCAAGTTCCCACATTCCACAGGATGACTGGGCACCACATTGATTTTCTCACGTGTTCAGGGTGTTCCAGGCCCTCCATCCCACCTCAGGATGTCCCTGGAGAGATCAATGCTGGCTCTGGTAACTCCATGCAAATCTCACTGCTCTATATGgtaacagaaatatttcccatTGCCCCCTCCAGCACTCGTGCCTTGGGTGCCAGGAGCCTTGTGGGACTTGGTCCTTCCTTGGTGCTCCTTGTGGGGCTACGAGGGGATGGCAGAGTGGTCCAAACCTCATTCCTGAAGGCAGGGGTTGACCCATAGGTCCTTTATGTTGGTATGAGCTTGGCCATCTCCTTCCTTTGGGATGGGAGATGTCTCCTCATCAAGAGACCTCAGTAAATGCAAAGTGATATAAAATTGTTGTTTTTCACTTCCTcaccccagctcctgcaagTCCAAttcttccccagagctgcaggggtgTTTCTGCAGCCCCCAGATGTCCCCTGAGCAGATCCAGGCTGTCACCAAGAGCACGGCATGGGTTGGAGGCGCATGGCAAAGCAACCCCGTGTATCCAGGGATATCCAGGGATATGATTATTTCCCAGTGGTTGAAATCTAGGTCTCCTGCTTGGGAGGAGGGCTGCGGGGGGAggtggaggggagggaggggggggggaagaCGCTCATATtaatctcatgaatattcatggagaagctgagctgACTTCAGAGGTTGACTCCGGGGTAGGAGTTTGGGGGGCCGTGGGTGAGAGGTGCCGGCAGCGgcgggagcagagcagctgcttgtgCATTCTCCGCATGCCCGACTGCAGAGCCCAGTGTAAGTTGGTTGAgcctttttctctcccctccacaccatccctgcatccttcccccttttctctgctcgagcacagcctggcaggagcgGTGCAAAGCGAGGGAGTCGTGCTTGAGTCGCAAACACGACCCCGAATCCTGCGACTCCCGCCCGAAGTGCTCAGTGCGGGGCGGAGAACAAACTGAGGGGCTTTGGGCAAATCTTCACCTcctccaccccccccccccccccccttcagCCCTCAAATTTGCATTAATTAACCCCAAAGATGCTTGAGAAGGGGTTGTTTGCCATGGGGAGAAAGTAGGAGAAACTGATGTTGGGATGGGTGATGTCAGCTGAGACGATGCCGTAAAACCGCACCGAGCATCAGCGCTCGGATTTGGAGCCGGAGGAAGAAGCGCAGAGCCCGTGCCAAATAAAAATCAACAtgctaaataaaaacaaactaaatTTCTGTGCTGTTAAACAAACCCGGGGTGTTTGGGGAAGGGAGAAAGGGGGAGGAGAGAGTTTATGGGCAGGAGGGAAACGGcgtgtttatttaaaaaaaaaaaaaaaataaaacgtCGAAGGTTGGTTGATCTTTGGTGAGATGGAGGTTGGTGGCTGCCAGATCTTTCCTGCAGCAGCGGGAAGATGTTGTTTGTGGTGTTCTGGCGTGATGCTCGGAGGAGCCAGGGAAGGTCAAATCCAGCTGAACTCCTTGGTGAGCCGCTGGGGAGCGAGTGGTGGggaggaaatgcaggaaaagcATAAAAACTGGGACAAACCCGACCTCCTCTCCTCCGGGCCTGGCAGAAAAGGGTTAAGAGAAGCGGTTGAATGCTGCAAGCCTCGTCAGGGTTGTACTATTTTTTCTAGTGCAtaaggagaagggagaggagggTTGCACGGAGAAGGGAAATTTCCAAGAAAAGAGGGATCTGCGGCAATATCTGCACCTCGGGGGATGAAGAGAGGAACCCACAGGCGTAAATggcctggagatggctgaaatCTTTGCCGAGGAGATTGGGACCGCGGGGTtattttccacctgcctcccctGCCCGGTTCTGTAATCCTGGCTCAAAGTAGACAAGTCGAGTTGGAGCTGAAGAAGGGAGGTTAGAGgggtttttatttcatttgggagggggggagaaaaaaaaaattttaaaaggcaaaaaaaatgaGCGGCTGGTCGGCCCTCTCCCATGGGCTGAGCATCTCCGTGGTGCGAGGCAATGCAGGATGATCCggagcagggatgctgaggAGCCGGCGCCCACCGGGGGGACATGAGCCTCGACATCCCCGGCAGGAATTTCACCCAGCGGAGCCGAATTCCCACGGGGGTGGGTCGGCCGGGGGGGGCTGGCTCTCGGCAGGATGGGGAGGGTGGATGCGGCTCGCGTGGGTCCCGCTGCTCGTGGGTGCTCGGAGCCATCACCGAGGGGCTTGGCCTTGGCGGGGGGACAACCGGGGACCGGCGAGGGGTTCGCTCCGGTGGGTGAAACCGGAGCATCCTGAGCCACCGGGGAACGCCACACAGCCACCGCGGGTGCTGTGCCCGGTGGGTGACACCGACCCCCGGGGACATTGGGTGGCTTTGCAGAGCCCCAAGCCGGGGGGGCTGCGTCGCTCTCGCCCCCGCTCTCCGGCTGGCACGGGCTCGGCGGGCAGCCGGCCCCGCTGGGCTGAGCACAGCGCAGGGACACGGGGCTCTGGTTTTTTCCGCCtcgtctctctctctctctctctcttctctctctctctctctctctcgtGTTGCAGTGCGGGTTGGGCGGGCAGCTCCCGCCCGGCCGGGGGAGAGCGGGGTGCCCGGAGGAGCCGCGGCTTTGCGGATGCTCCAGGCGGACCCCCGCAGCTTGCTACCTTCTCGGTGTTTTTTCCAGGCGATGCCACACCTCCCgaggacactggggacatcgGGTTTTGCTGAGCTTAGCAGCTTTTCACCGTCTCACCGAAGGCATCAGACAGACGCTCATCTGCCCTGAAGTGCAGATCTGCAACAGCTCCCGGGAAgactctgtctctctgtctctctgtctctctttctctctctctccagtcCAAACCATTACAAGACCTGACTTCCACCATCTGGGAATCTAACCCCTCTTATgccccttctcctttttctaCGATGACTCACCATTATTTTTAACTTTGAAGAGAGAGGAAATTATGGGGATCTTGGAAGCCTCTATTTCTCTCTAGGATTTCCCCAGGGGTCAGATAATCGGTGTTACTAAGAGACACTAAGATTTGGCTTCTCCAGGTAATgtgatttgttttctgtgtgccATGGTGGTTTGCAGAGGATGACAGGAGCCGGGACACCAGCGCTCGAGGAGGGGGACTGCGGTGCTCCGCGGGGCAGCTGCGACCGCAGGCTCCACGTTCCGGCAGCCGCAGAGCTcggctgcaggcagggagggcagcatgACACCAGGGAAAGAGGATTGGGAAGGTGTTAAAACTTAAAAGCGGAGCTGGAGCTTTCCTGGAGGGTAAATTGCCTGAGATCGCACGGTTAAATGTTAATTAACCCTTAGCTGCATGCCTGGAAATGAGCTGAGCCCGGCACCCCGCGGGGTCCTCTCGCCACGTCAGGGCTGGATGgggttatttttcttccttcctttttcttcccttccccctctttattttttttaactggaatttttatttttagccaAAAAATAAGCCCTGGTTTACCCAGGCCAGTTTTCCCACGCTGGTTTTGAACAGGTGACGGTTCCTCAGGTGTTTTCTCTGTTCCACCTAATGGGTTTAGATGGGAGTTGTTGAACTCTGTCCCAAGGAAGGCAAATTAACCCCTCCAGGAAGGGGATAGACGTGTTAGAGAAGGGATCTGCTCTCCTCCCACCAACTTTATTCCATCTCTTTCTTTCTCAGCAGGGGcgattttctttcttcttcttcttctccttcttcttttttttttttttttttgtttttttttttttttttttgttgtttttttcctctgtttttatcTCATCCCTTCGCCTTTTCATGAGACTCTTCCAAACCTACGTACCTGTCCTTCTGCAGGATAGTAGCCCTGCCCTGAACCCGATCCCACCGCCGGGCGCTGGGAAGAGTTTAGCATAAGGATTTCTTTTAAAGCCCAATAATGACAGTTGCCACTGGAGATCCTGCAGAtgaagctgcagctcttcccGGTCACCCGCAGGACACGTACAACCCCGAGACCGACCATGAGTGCTGTGAGAGGGTGGTCATCAACATCTCGGGGCTGCGCTTCGAGACGCAGCTCAAGACACTTGCCCAGTTCCCAGAGACCTTGCTAGGGGATCCCAAAAAGAGGATGAGGTATTTCGACCCTCTCCGGAACGAGTACTTCTTTGACCGGAACAGACCCAGCTTCGATGCCATTTTGTACTATTACCAGTCCGGGGGGAGGTTGCGGCGGCCGGTTAACGTGCCCTTGGACATCTTCTCGGAAGAGATCCGCTTCTACGAGCTGGGGGAAGAGGCCATGGAGATGTTCCGGGAGGATGAAGGCTACATcaaggaagaggagaggccaCTACCTGAGAACGAGTTTCAGAGACAAGTGTGGCTGCTCTTTGAGTACCCCGAGagctcaggccctgccaggaTTATAGCTATTGTTTCTGTCATGGTGATTTTAATCTCCATCGTCAGCTTTTGCCTGGAAACGTTGCCCATTTTTCGGGATGAAAACGAAGACATGCACGGCAGCGGGCTGAGCCATCCCCCCTACTCCAACAGCAGCATGGGGTACCAGCAGTCCACTTCTTTCACAGACCCCTTCTTCATCGTGGAGACACTTTGCATCATCTGGTTCTCCTTCGAGTTCTTGGTGAGGTTTTTCGCCTGCCCCAGCAAGGCTGGTTTTTTTACCAACATCATGAACATTATAGACATCGTAGCCATCATCCCCTACTTCATCACCTTGGGGACGGAGCTGGCCGAGAAGCCAGAGgatggccagcagggccagcaagCCATGTCCTTGGCCATCCTCAGAGTCATCCGCTTGGTGCGGGTCTTCAGGATCTTCAAGCTCTCCCGGCACTCCAAGGGGCTGCAGATCCTGGGCCAGACTCTCAAGGCCAGcatgagggagctgggcctcttgatatttttcctcttcattgGCGTGATCCTCTTCTCCAGCGCCGTCTACTTTGCCGAGGCCGACGAGAGCGAGTCCCAGTTCCCGAGCATCCCCGATGCCTTCTGGTGGGCTGTGGTTTCCATGACGACTGTTGGCTACGGAGACATGGTCCCCACCACCATCGGGGGGAAAATAGTGGGTTCCTTGTGTGCCATCGCTGGCGTATTAACGATTGCCTTACCAGTGCCCGTCATAGTGTCTAACTTCAATTACTTCTACCACCGGGAGACcgagggagaggagcaggctCAATATTTGCAAGTAACCAGCTGCCCAAAGATCCCCTCTTCCCCTGAcctaaagaaaagcagaagtgcCTCTACTATTAGTAAGTCTGATTATATGGAGATCCAGGAAGGTGTAAACAATAGCAATGAGGATTTTAGGGAGGAGAACTTGAAGACAGCCAATTGCACCCTAGCTAACACAAACTATGTGAATATCACCAAAATGCTAACCGATGTCTAGTCGCTAAAATCTAGTCCCGTATTTAAAGCTGAAGTGGAACAATTGCAGATATTGAGTGCTGCTCTGCATTGTAGTTAATACAGTATTTTCTACGGTGTATATTTGGTTCTGCATGGGAAGCAATAGCTGTGTAAGTGACTTTTAACCTTTGATTTCTGCACCGAATAAGCGTCcgtgcaaaaagaaaaagccaacaAATCCAAACCATTTTTGTTGCACTTCTCCCATCCCAGGCTCGGGGGTTTCCAAAGACAC
This region of Ammospiza nelsoni isolate bAmmNel1 chromosome 23, bAmmNel1.pri, whole genome shotgun sequence genomic DNA includes:
- the LOC132083312 gene encoding potassium voltage-gated channel subfamily A member 2, with product MTVATGDPADEAAALPGHPQDTYNPETDHECCERVVINISGLRFETQLKTLAQFPETLLGDPKKRMRYFDPLRNEYFFDRNRPSFDAILYYYQSGGRLRRPVNVPLDIFSEEIRFYELGEEAMEMFREDEGYIKEEERPLPENEFQRQVWLLFEYPESSGPARIIAIVSVMVILISIVSFCLETLPIFRDENEDMHGSGLSHPPYSNSSMGYQQSTSFTDPFFIVETLCIIWFSFEFLVRFFACPSKAGFFTNIMNIIDIVAIIPYFITLGTELAEKPEDGQQGQQAMSLAILRVIRLVRVFRIFKLSRHSKGLQILGQTLKASMRELGLLIFFLFIGVILFSSAVYFAEADESESQFPSIPDAFWWAVVSMTTVGYGDMVPTTIGGKIVGSLCAIAGVLTIALPVPVIVSNFNYFYHRETEGEEQAQYLQVTSCPKIPSSPDLKKSRSASTISKSDYMEIQEGVNNSNEDFREENLKTANCTLANTNYVNITKMLTDV